The Hevea brasiliensis isolate MT/VB/25A 57/8 chromosome 1, ASM3005281v1, whole genome shotgun sequence DNA segment TAGGCTATCCTCCATCTGTGCAGATTGATGAACAAATGCTCCACAATGCGATGATTCTTTTTGGCGAGATTGAGAGAATTAAGAGCTTTCCATCAAGGCACTATTCCTTTGTACAGTTCAGAAGTGTAGATGAAGCTCGGCGTGCTAAAGAAGGCTTGCAGGGGCGGCTTTTTAATGATCCTCGCATCACAATTACATATTCAAGCAGTGAGCTGGCTCCTGGTAAAGAGTACTCCACTCTTAGTCCTGGGGTTAAAGGAACAAGGCCAGAGATTTTTAATGAACATCTTTTGGGGTCTAGCCAGCTGGAAATATTGGATCATCATCGACCTATGGGGCTACATACTTTTCCTGGACAATTGCTTCCTAGTAATATTCATAGACCAAACCCACCATTGTGTCCTTTTGATCCTCAAGTTGGTTTTGACCCTTTGCTTTCTAATGCAGAATATAATGATTTGGCTCCTCTACTTGTTGTCCGAGATGGGAATTCTAACATTCCAATGGGACCTAACTGGAGAAGGCTATCTCCTCCTGCATCTGGGATCCTTCCTTCTCCAGGTTCAAGGATTAGGCCACCAATGAGATCAGTGTCTACTGGATGGGATGTGCTTGACCCTAGTCAGAGGGAACCAAAACGATCAAGGATTGATCCACCAGTGCCCATAGACGATGATTCTTTTGCCTCAAGGAAGATTGATGATCGTGGGCTGGGTTTGGACAAAACATATAGGCTTGGGCCAGCTACTGATGGAGGTATCTCAGGTCCATTCGTAAATGTTCAAGGCAAGCGTAGTCTTAGTCCAGTTGGTGTAAGGGGCACAATAGGATCTCATCAACGCCGTCTTGGCAATGATTATATATGGCGTGGTATTATTGCTAAAGGTGGAACACCAGTTTGCCATGCTCGTTGTGTTCCTATAGATAAAGGGATAGAATCAGAACTGTGAGTATGACTTAGCTTGTATGCAATTTTGCATTTACACATGACAAGTATTTGAGATGGTGGATTCTTGCTTAATAGTAGTCATGCATACAGATTTATGTACAGTAATTTAATTGAGATTTCTATGATAGTATTGGTATTGGAACTATCAATTAGTTTGATGTTCTAGATTTCCttctcattttgagatctcagaaTGTGATGGTTAGGTTAGAAAATTTCCCCAAAGCTTTTTATCACCATTAATTTGAATGTACTGCAAAATCGCATCTCGTACCTTTTCCCATCAATTCATGCATGAAATTTGCTGGTATCATGTGCagtttttttttgttttagtCCTCTTATTTTTGTTTCTTAAACTCGTCAGGGTGTGAACTTGCTCTTGGTTTACTCTTCGATTCCTAAACTTTGTTTTCCCTGGCTTCAAACTTATATCTAAGTGGAGTTTGTCAGTTGATAATGGTTTCATTTTTGCTAGCATTTCACGTATGTCATTATGATCTTGTTGATGGCACTTGAACACATCATTTCTTTTGACCCCCTAATATGTGAGCTTTCTGTTTTGCAGTCCTGAAGTTGTTAATTGCTCGGCCAGAACGGGATTGGATATGCTCACGAAACACTATGCTGAGGCCATTGGATTTGACATTGTCTTCTTCTTGCCAGACAGTGAAGATGATTTCGCTTCCTATACTGAGTTTCTTCGCTATTTGGGTTCCAAAAACCGTGCTGGTGTTGCCAAGTTTGATGATGGGACAACCCTATTTTTGGTCCCTCCATCAGATTTCTTAACCAAGGTGTTGAAGGTTGCAGGACCTGAACGTCTTTATGGTGTAGTTCTCAAGTTGCCACAACATGTCCCTAATAGTGCATTAATACAGCCACAGCTACGACAGCCCAACCATTTTCCTCAGTATATTGATAGACGTCACATTCCTCCACCAGAGGCTGAGTATAATCAAATTCCTCGAGAGGAACATATGATGCTATTGGATTATAACAGGGTTTTGCACGAGGACTCAAAGCCTCTGTCGAAAACATTTTATACACCAACAACTAAGTCCATTGCAGAGCAGTCTATCCCTCAAGATTATACTTCTGGTAACTCTGTAGCAGCTTCTCTAGCAGGAGTGTCGTTGACACCTGAGCTTATTGCCACTCTTGCATCTCTATTGCCTGGAAATGCAGAGTCAACTGGTTTAGAAGGTGGTCAACCAGTATCAGGCTCTGTTGTTAGGCCTCTATTTTCCTCAGTTGCTACTGATCAAGGAACTTCCTCACTTGGTTGGAAGAATGATAATCAGGTTTCTGGAAACACAGATCATATAAAATTTGGGAACCAGTACAATTCTCAGGCACAAGTTTATTCTCAGTTTCAGCCTTATCCATCTGTACCCAATGGACCTTATAATCCAGCAAATATGGTCCCTGCCAACACCCAAATCAAAGATTCTTCCGTCAACCTACCACATCAGGGTGGAATTCCATCTAGGCCTTTGACTAGTGTTTCCATGCCTTCCCAAAGTGGACAAGTTGGTTTGTCACCACAAGTCAACCAGCAGTATATGCTTGATGTTCCTCAGCAGAAGGGATATGGTGGAATGGTGCATGGAATAGACGTTTCTGGTCCATATAGTCCATCAGTTATTCAGCAACCTAATAATAATGCTGCCTTCTCTAGTCAGGCTCAGGGCGGTAATCATTCCCAGTTACAATCTGGGATGCCTATGTCTGCTGACAAAGTGAATCAGCAGAATCCCAATCAGGTGCAGCAATTCCAAACTGCTCTTCCTGGAGCTGGTCAGGACACATCAGAGGATGAGGTTGACAGGAATGAGCGATACCAATCGACATTACAGTTTGCAGCAAGCCTCCTCCTCCATGTACAGCAGCAACATCAGCCGCAAACAGGTAATCCAGCAGTGCATGGGTCTGGAAATCAACAATGATATTCCTTTAATATAGGTATGCACTCTTACTATCgctaattgattttttttgttgTATTGTTGAGTTTGAGTCCTTCTAGAGGACAATTATATTTCTGCTAGAAGTTTTTCGACTTTGCTTTTTTGTTTGAATATGATGAAATGCATTAGAGTTTCTTTGTTTTTTGTTTGTTATTTCAGTTTTGTAGTTCACTATTTTTGCTGGGCAAAATGAACTGTATTTATATGATTGGTTTTGGTTGCACATGCTTATAGGAAAACCTCTGTAAGGTAGATCATCATTTGATTTTGCGGTCTGCTTTAATATGGAGAATACAGCAAAGATGATTTGCAGGATAATAAATTGTAGTGGAGATACTAGTACATTATTTTCAATTACAGAAACATTGGATATTGAAGGTTGTAGTTACTTTCTTACTTTTGAACTTTGAAAGTGCTGGGGTTCTTGTAAGATGTTTAAGAAGAGTCGACATGCTTTAGAATTTATCAGAGGATTAGTTAGAGTCAAGTTGGATAATGTTATGAGTGATTCAATTCTATAATATGGAAGATACTGTTCTGAAGGATAACTGCTGGCATCAAACACTACAGTTTGGCCATTGGAGTTGTGAGCTTTGATTGCGTTTCCTTTTGCCAAAAATgtgtgaaaagaaaaaataatcccTAAATCTGTGTTTCTAGAAGTAATTCTCAAACTAGGGTGAATTGTGATAGAGAAGCAAAGTCTTGAAGCAAGCTGACATTATAAATGTCGGAAATATAAACCGACTGTTTGAGTGTCGGAgtgaaagtaaaaataaaaaagaaaatgtggaagtattgttttttttttttttttttttctttctgtaAAGCCGACACTCAAAGTGTCTGCTTCATTTGTACACCTGGGCATAATGATAAATCAGCTCGGCACCACCATCAGAATTAACAGTAGTCTATACATTTTTTGCAACCCCGCTTCTGTTTCTCGTGACTCAACTGAGCAACTGGTGTCTCCATATctgcaaggctattggagctcatGTAAAGATTTCCCAACCCGGGTCCACGTATTTTACACTGCAATTTCGCAAACTTACTCATCACCTCTTCCTCCTAAGTTTCTGCTAAGAgtaatttttttgttaattttataattttaaaaataatattaatattaattaaattaaaatatattattttatattaaaataaattttaactataaCAAATGATGTTATATTATCTGTTTTTATACTTCAAATGATATAAGCCACCATATTCCAAGGAAGTTAAAAGCATAAGATGCACTCAAAGCGATGCATCACTCCATCGCTTAAAGTGCATAGCACAAATAAAGCACTCGCGTCGTTGAAGGAAGTGTAAAATTCTTAAAAACTTAACTAACAATGTAGCATGCAAAGAAAATACAATCTACTATgtgaaatttaaataattaagaatcATCAAATATT contains these protein-coding regions:
- the LOC110654201 gene encoding flowering time control protein FPA isoform X1, with product MAPPIKSTKVGSKELDELQTPSSNLWAGNLAAGVSDSDLMDLFAKYGVLDSFTTYTSRSYAFLYFKRVEDAAAAKEALQGTVLRGSPLKIEFARPAKPCKHLWVGGFSPAVSREQLEQEFLKFGQIEEFKFHRDRNTVFIEYVKLEDASEAMRNMNGKRIGGDQIRVEFLRLQSLRREHFYEFRDSKESQFSVAHSGVKQAQHSQLSGGQREGLPSNVLWVGYPPSVQIDEQMLHNAMILFGEIERIKSFPSRHYSFVQFRSVDEARRAKEGLQGRLFNDPRITITYSSSELAPGKEYSTLSPGVKGTRPEIFNEHLLGSSQLEILDHHRPMGLHTFPGQLLPSNIHRPNPPLCPFDPQVGFDPLLSNAEYNDLAPLLVVRDGNSNIPMGPNWRRLSPPASGILPSPGSRIRPPMRSVSTGWDVLDPSQREPKRSRIDPPVPIDDDSFASRKIDDRGLGLDKTYRLGPATDGGISGPFVNVQGKRSLSPVGVRGTIGSHQRRLGNDYIWRGIIAKGGTPVCHARCVPIDKGIESELPEVVNCSARTGLDMLTKHYAEAIGFDIVFFLPDSEDDFASYTEFLRYLGSKNRAGVAKFDDGTTLFLVPPSDFLTKVLKVAGPERLYGVVLKLPQHVPNSALIQPQLRQPNHFPQYIDRRHIPPPEAEYNQIPREEHMMLLDYNRVLHEDSKPLSKTFYTPTTKSIAEQSIPQDYTSGNSVAASLAGVSLTPELIATLASLLPGNAESTGLEGGQPVSGSVVRPLFSSVATDQGTSSLGWKNDNQVSGNTDHIKFGNQYNSQAQVYSQFQPYPSVPNGPYNPANMVPANTQIKDSSVNLPHQGGIPSRPLTSVSMPSQSGQVGLSPQVNQQYMLDVPQQKGYGGMVHGIDVSGPYSPSVIQQPNNNAAFSSQAQGGNHSQLQSGMPMSADKVNQQNPNQVQQFQTALPGAGQDTSEDEVDRNERYQSTLQFAASLLLHVQQQHQPQTGNPAVHGSGNQQ
- the LOC110654201 gene encoding flowering time control protein FPA isoform X2 — protein: MAPPIKSTKVGSKELDELQTPSSNLWAGNLAAGVSDSDLMDLFAKYGVLDSFTTYTSRSYAFLYFKRVEDAAAAKEALQGTVLRGSPLKIEFARPAKPCKHLWVGGFSPAVSREQLEQEFLKFGQIEEFKFHRDRNTVFIEYVKLEDASEAMRNMNGKRIGGDQIRVEFLRLQSLRREHFYEFRDSKESQFSVAHSGVKQAQHSQLSGGQREGLPSNVLWVGYPPSVQIDEQMLHNAMILFGEIERIKSFPSRHYSFVQFRSVDEARRAKEGLQGRLFNDPRITITYSSSELAPGKEYSTLSPGVKGTRPEIFNEHLLGSSQLEILDHHRPMGLHTFPGQLLPKYNDLAPLLVVRDGNSNIPMGPNWRRLSPPASGILPSPGSRIRPPMRSVSTGWDVLDPSQREPKRSRIDPPVPIDDDSFASRKIDDRGLGLDKTYRLGPATDGGISGPFVNVQGKRSLSPVGVRGTIGSHQRRLGNDYIWRGIIAKGGTPVCHARCVPIDKGIESELPEVVNCSARTGLDMLTKHYAEAIGFDIVFFLPDSEDDFASYTEFLRYLGSKNRAGVAKFDDGTTLFLVPPSDFLTKVLKVAGPERLYGVVLKLPQHVPNSALIQPQLRQPNHFPQYIDRRHIPPPEAEYNQIPREEHMMLLDYNRVLHEDSKPLSKTFYTPTTKSIAEQSIPQDYTSGNSVAASLAGVSLTPELIATLASLLPGNAESTGLEGGQPVSGSVVRPLFSSVATDQGTSSLGWKNDNQVSGNTDHIKFGNQYNSQAQVYSQFQPYPSVPNGPYNPANMVPANTQIKDSSVNLPHQGGIPSRPLTSVSMPSQSGQVGLSPQVNQQYMLDVPQQKGYGGMVHGIDVSGPYSPSVIQQPNNNAAFSSQAQGGNHSQLQSGMPMSADKVNQQNPNQVQQFQTALPGAGQDTSEDEVDRNERYQSTLQFAASLLLHVQQQHQPQTGNPAVHGSGNQQ